From a single Lolium rigidum isolate FL_2022 chromosome 7, APGP_CSIRO_Lrig_0.1, whole genome shotgun sequence genomic region:
- the LOC124676328 gene encoding protein DETOXIFICATION 16-like, which translates to MEEPLVGSNIEKTAGPKESLVVTEVKKQLYLAGPLIAGCLLQNVVQMISVMFVGHLGELALSSASIATSFAGVTGFSLLAGMASSLDTLCGQAFGAKQYHLLGIYKQRAVLVLTMVSAVVAIIWSYTGQILLLVGQDPEIAMGAGSYIRWLIPALFVYGLLQCHVRFLQTQNIVLPVMMSSGVTALNHVLVCWLLVYKLGMGNKGAALANAISYLANVSILAIYIRVSPTCKNTWIGVSKEAFRDLFSFMRLAVPSALMVCLEWWSFELLVLLSGLLPNPKLEASVLSICLNTSSLIFMIPFGLGAAISTRVSNELGAGRPQAARLATRVTMAMGLVTGVSLGLLMILVRNVWGYSYSNEKEVVEYISRMMPILGIAFVFDDLQCVLSGVVRGCGLQKIGACVNLSAYYLVGVPAALCFAFFYHFGGMGLWFGIMCGLVVQMLLLLSITMYTDWEKEASKAKDRVFSSSLPIDMAT; encoded by the exons ATGGAGGAGCCCCTTGTTGGGAGCAACATCGAGAAGACAGCAGGGCCAAAAGAGAGCCTTGTGGTCACTGAGGTCAAGAAGCAGCTGTACCTTGCCGGGCCTCTCATCGCCGGATGCCTCCTACAGAACGTCGTCCAGATGATATCAGTCATGTTTGTCGGTCATCTCGGTGAGCTCGCTCTCTCGAGTGCCTCCATCGCCACCTCCTTTGCTGGTGTCACTGGCTTCAGCTTGTTG GCTGGCATGGCAAGCAGCTTGGACACACTCTGTGGGCAAGCCTTCGGGGCAAAACAGTACCATCTTCTCGGCATCTACAAGCAGAGGGCTGTCCTTGTGCTTACTATGGTGAGCGCTGTGGTCGCGATAATCTGGTCGTACACCGGGCAGATACTTCTGCTCGTCGGCCAGGACCCGGAGATTGCTATGGGGGCAGGGAGCTACATCCGGTGGTTGATTCCAGCTCTATTTGTTTACGGACTTCTGCAGTGCCATGTCCGGTTCCTGCAGACGCAAAACATAGTTCTCCCGGTGATGATGAGCTCAGGTGTCACAGCGCTGAACCATGTCCTTGTGTGCTGGTTGTTGGTGTACAAGCTTGGGATGGGCAATAAGGGTGCTGCCTTGGCCAATGCCATCTCTTACCTGGCCAATGTGTCCATCTTGGCTATCTATATCAGGGTCTCTCCAACCTGTAAGAACACCTGGATAGGGGTCTCAAAGGAGGCGTTCCGTGACCTTTTTAGCTTCATGAGGCTTGCCGTTCCATCTGCTCTTATGGTTTG CTTGGAGTGGTGGTCATTTGAGCTCCTGGTACTTCTCTCTGGACTTCTCCCGAATCCTAAGCTCGAAGCGTCAGTATTGTCCATCTG CCTAAACACCAGTTCGTTAATATTCATGATCCCTTTCGGGCTTGGGGCAGCCATAAG CACCCGTGTTTCAAACGAGCTTGGTGCTGGGCGGCCTCAAGCTGCCCGTCTGGCTACTCGTGTGACCATGGCTATGGGTCTTGTGACGGGTGTATCATTAGGACTTCTTATGATTTTGGTGCGCAATGTATGGGGGTACTCTTACAGCAATGAGAAGGAAGTTGTGGAATACATTTCCAGAATGATGCCAATTCTGGGCATTGCATTTGTTTTCGATGATCTGCAATGTGTCCTTTCAG GTGTTGTTAGGGGTTGTGGTTTGCAAAAGATTGGTGCTTGTGTCAATCTCAGTGCATATTACCTTGTCGGTGTTCCAGCAGCATTATGCTTTGCCTTTTTCTACCATTTTGGCGGAATG GGACTTTGGTTCGGAATAATGTGTGGACTCGTCGTGCAGATGCTGCTGCTACTGTCCATCACCATGTACACCGACTGGGAGAAAGAA GCTTCGAAGGCAAAGGACAGAGTTTTCAGTTCTTCCCTGCCTATAGACATGGCCACATGA